In Kitasatospora sp. NBC_00240, the following are encoded in one genomic region:
- a CDS encoding DUF2530 domain-containing protein, with translation MPKTALRPSPPPLEANDVAIVGGGTVLWFVAFLALLPFHSTLASQGRGDWQWICLAGAGLGLIGLWYCRARRAAIARDRAAAADATTADGPERETNGQSPTNG, from the coding sequence ATGCCGAAGACCGCGCTGCGCCCCTCCCCCCCGCCCCTGGAGGCGAACGACGTCGCCATCGTCGGCGGCGGCACGGTCTTGTGGTTCGTCGCCTTCCTGGCGCTGCTCCCCTTCCACAGCACGCTCGCCAGCCAGGGGCGCGGCGACTGGCAGTGGATCTGCCTGGCCGGCGCCGGCCTGGGCCTGATCGGCCTCTGGTACTGCCGGGCCCGGCGGGCGGCCATCGCCCGCGACCGCGCGGCCGCCGCCGACGCCACGACCGCCGACGGCCCGGAGCGCGAGACGAACGGCCAGAGCCCGACCAACGGCTGA
- a CDS encoding NCS2 family permease, translating into MPVAQPTTESPEPSPTTPTPSGALDRFFKISERGSSLGREVRGGVATFFTMAYILVLNPIILSSAVDMNGQHLDSAQLVTATALTAALTTLLMGVIGNVPIALAAGLGVNTIVALQLAPRMTWPDAMGMVVLAGFAIMLLVATGLRERVMNAVPLGLRKAIAIGIGLFIVLVGLVDSGFVSRIPDAAHTTVPLQLGSNGHLNGWPVLVFVLGLLLTLVLLVRKVPGAILISIVVMTGVALVIDKLADIPAMSWGLTVPAWPGNPVAAPDFGLVGEVSLFGGFGKVGVLTGILFVFTVLMSCFFDAMGTILGVADEAHLLDRNGDLPGINKILMVDGIATAAGGATSASANTCFVESTAGVGEGARTGFASIVTGGLFAVALFLTPLATMVPAQAATPALVTVGFLILANSIREIDWSDYTIAIPAFLTMVMMPFTYSITNGLGIGFITFCVLRVAVGRGREVPVAMYGVAAVFAFYYLMPALGLL; encoded by the coding sequence ATGCCAGTGGCCCAGCCGACCACCGAGTCGCCCGAGCCTTCCCCGACGACGCCGACCCCCTCCGGCGCGCTCGACCGTTTCTTCAAGATCTCCGAGCGGGGCTCCAGCCTCGGCCGCGAGGTCCGGGGCGGTGTCGCCACCTTCTTCACGATGGCGTACATCCTGGTCCTGAACCCGATCATCCTGTCGAGCGCCGTCGACATGAACGGGCAGCACCTCGACAGCGCCCAGCTGGTCACCGCGACCGCCCTCACCGCGGCGCTGACCACCCTGCTGATGGGCGTGATCGGCAACGTCCCGATCGCCCTGGCCGCCGGTCTCGGCGTCAACACCATCGTCGCCCTCCAGCTCGCCCCCAGGATGACCTGGCCGGACGCGATGGGCATGGTCGTCCTGGCCGGCTTCGCGATCATGCTGCTGGTCGCCACCGGGCTCCGCGAGCGGGTCATGAACGCCGTGCCGCTCGGCCTGCGCAAGGCCATCGCCATCGGTATCGGCCTCTTCATCGTGCTGGTCGGCCTGGTCGACTCCGGCTTCGTCAGCCGGATCCCGGACGCCGCCCACACCACCGTCCCGCTGCAGCTCGGCAGCAACGGCCACCTCAACGGCTGGCCCGTGCTGGTCTTCGTCCTCGGCCTGCTGCTGACCCTCGTCCTGCTGGTCCGCAAGGTGCCCGGCGCGATCCTGATCAGCATCGTGGTGATGACCGGCGTCGCCCTGGTGATCGACAAGCTCGCCGACATCCCCGCGATGAGCTGGGGCCTGACCGTCCCCGCCTGGCCGGGCAACCCGGTCGCCGCACCCGACTTCGGGCTGGTCGGCGAGGTCAGCCTGTTCGGCGGCTTCGGCAAGGTCGGCGTCCTCACCGGCATCCTGTTCGTCTTCACCGTCCTGATGAGCTGCTTCTTCGACGCGATGGGCACCATCCTCGGCGTCGCCGACGAGGCGCACCTGCTGGACCGCAACGGCGACCTGCCGGGCATCAACAAGATCCTGATGGTCGACGGCATCGCCACCGCCGCCGGCGGCGCCACCTCCGCCTCCGCCAACACCTGCTTCGTCGAGTCCACCGCCGGCGTCGGCGAGGGAGCCCGCACCGGCTTCGCCTCGATCGTCACCGGCGGCCTCTTCGCCGTGGCCCTGTTCCTCACCCCGCTGGCCACCATGGTCCCCGCCCAGGCCGCCACCCCGGCGCTGGTCACGGTCGGCTTCCTGATCCTCGCGAACTCCATCCGCGAGATCGACTGGAGCGACTACACCATCGCCATCCCGGCCTTCCTCACCATGGTGATGATGCCGTTCACCTACTCCATCACCAACGGCCTGGGCATCGGCTTCATCACCTTCTGCGTGCTGCGGGTGGCCGTCGGCCGGGGCCGTGAGGTCCCGGTGGCGATGTACGGCGTGGCGGCGGTCTTCGCCTTCTACTACCTGATGCCGGCCCTCGGGCTGCTCTGA
- the sigJ gene encoding RNA polymerase sigma factor SigJ, with the protein MDESDVLAGRFEEHRSHLRAVAYRMLGSLGEADDAVQETWLRLARTDVSEVQNLGGWLTTVVARICLSGLRRRAQRREDPLEVRMPDPIVDRADVVDPEHEVLLADSVGLALLVVLDSLTPAERIAFVLHDMFAVPFDEIAPMIEKSSAATRQLASRARRRVQGQAPAPDPDRARQREVVAAFFAASRDGDFDALVAVLDPDVVLRSDGGALGARRTVVLGGARTVASQALTFRKLSPYVRPALINGVAGVVVATAGRAMSVMAFTVTGGRIVAIDVIADPDRLGKLDLAGLEA; encoded by the coding sequence GTGGACGAGAGCGACGTGCTGGCCGGCCGGTTCGAGGAGCACCGGTCGCATCTGCGGGCGGTGGCCTACCGGATGCTCGGCTCCCTCGGCGAGGCCGACGACGCCGTCCAGGAGACCTGGCTGCGGCTCGCCCGGACCGACGTGTCCGAGGTGCAGAACCTGGGCGGCTGGCTGACCACGGTGGTGGCGCGGATCTGTCTGAGCGGACTGCGCCGTCGTGCGCAGCGCCGCGAGGACCCGCTGGAGGTGCGGATGCCGGATCCGATCGTCGACCGTGCGGACGTGGTGGACCCGGAGCACGAGGTGCTGCTGGCCGACTCGGTCGGGCTGGCCCTGCTGGTGGTGCTGGACTCGCTGACGCCGGCCGAGCGGATCGCCTTCGTGCTGCACGACATGTTCGCCGTGCCCTTCGACGAGATCGCCCCGATGATCGAGAAGTCGTCGGCCGCGACCAGGCAGCTCGCTAGCCGGGCCCGCCGCCGGGTGCAGGGGCAGGCCCCCGCGCCGGATCCCGACCGGGCCCGGCAGCGCGAGGTGGTCGCCGCGTTCTTCGCCGCCTCCCGGGACGGCGACTTCGACGCGCTGGTCGCGGTGCTCGACCCGGACGTGGTGCTGCGGTCGGACGGCGGCGCGCTCGGGGCCCGCCGGACGGTGGTGCTGGGCGGCGCGCGGACGGTGGCCTCGCAGGCGCTCACGTTCCGGAAGCTGTCCCCGTACGTCCGCCCGGCGCTGATCAACGGGGTGGCCGGGGTGGTGGTGGCCACGGCCGGCCGGGCGATGTCCGTGATGGCGTTCACCGTCACCGGCGGGCGGATCGTGGCCATCGACGTGATCGCGGACCCGGACCGGCTCGGCAAGCTCGACCTCGCGGGCCTGGAAGCCTGA